In Calypte anna isolate BGI_N300 unplaced genomic scaffold, bCalAnn1_v1.p scaffold_147_arrow_ctg1, whole genome shotgun sequence, a single window of DNA contains:
- the LOC115600212 gene encoding olfactory receptor 14A16-like — translation MSNSSSIRQFLLLAFADRRELQLLHFWLVLGIYLAALLGNGLIITTIACDHHLHTPMYFFLLNLSLLDLGSISTTLPKAMANSLWDNTNISYMGCAAQIFFIVFLIVAEFSLLTIMSYDRYVAICKPLHYGTLLGSRACVHMAAAAWGTGFLNALLHTANTFSLPLCQGNALDQFFCEIPQILKLSCSHSYLREIGLIVVSASLEFVCFVFIVVSYVEICKAVLRIPSEQGRHKAFSTCLPHLAVVSLFVSTGIFAYLKPPSISSPSLDLVVSFLYSVVPPVVNPLIYSLRNQELKGSLRKQLGILCSYKLPPVFCK, via the coding sequence atgtccaacagcagctccatcaggcagttcctcctcctggcatttgcagacaggcgagagctgcagctcttgcacttctggctggtcctgggcatctacctggctgccctcctgggcaatggcctcatcatcaccaccattgcctgtgaccaccacctccacacccccatgtacttcttcctcctcaacctctccctccttgacctgggatccatctccaccactctgcccaaagccatggccaattccctctgggacaacaccaACATCTCCTAcatgggatgtgctgcacagatctTCTTCATTGTATTCCTTATTGTAGCTGAATTCtctctcctgaccatcatgtcctacgaccgctacgtggccatctgcaaacccctgcactacgggaccctcctgggcagcagagcttgtgtccacatggcagcagctgcctggggcactgggtttctcaatgctctgctgcacacagccaatacattttccctgcccctctgccagggcaatgccctggaccagttcttctgtgaaatcccccagatcctcaagctctcctgctcacactcctacctcagggaaattGGGCTTATTGTGGTCAGTGCCAGTTTGGAAtttgtctgctttgttttcatagtggtgtcctatgtggagatctgTAAAGCTGTGCTGAGAATCCCCtcagagcagggaaggcacaaagccttttccacgtgtctccctcacctggctgtggtcTCACTGTTTGTCAGCACTggcatctttgcctacctgaagcccccctccatctcttccccatctctggacctggtggtgtcatttctgtactcggtggttcctccagtagtgaaccccctcatctacagcctgaggaaccaggagctcaagggttCTCTGAGGAAACAGTTAGGGATTTTATGCAGCTATAAGCTTCCTCCTGTCTTCTGCAAATGA
- the LOC115600213 gene encoding olfactory receptor 14A16-like, with protein sequence MSNSSSISQFLLLAFADRQELQLLHFWLFLGIYLAALLGNGLIITTITCDHHLHTPMYFFLLNLSLLDLGSISTTLPKAMANSLWDNTDISYKGCAAQTFFFLFLIAGEFYLLTIMSYDRYVAICKPLHYGTLLGSRACVHMAAAAWGTGFLTSLLHTANTFSLPLCQGNALDQFFCEVPQILKLSCSLSYLREIGLIVVSASLEFVCFVFIVVSYVEIFKAVLRIPSEQGRHKAFSMCLPHLAVVSLFVSTGIFAYLKPPSISSPSLDLVVSFLYSVVPPVVNPLIYSMRNQELKGSLRKQLGILCCYKLPPVFCK encoded by the coding sequence atgtccaacagcagctccatcagtcagttcctcctcctggcatttgcagacaggcaggagctgcagctcttgcacttctggctcttcctgggcatctacctggctgccctcctgggcaatggcctcatcatcaccaccatcacctgtgaccaccacctccacacccccatgtacttcttcctcctcaacctctccctccttgacctgggatccatctccaccactctgcccaaagccatggccaattccctctgggacaacacggacatctcctacaagggatgtgctgcacagacctttttctttctctttttgattGCTGGGGAGTTTTATCTCCTGACTatcatgtcctacgaccgctatgtggccatctgcaaacccctgcactacgggaccctcctgggcagcagagcttgtgtccacatggcagcagctgcctggggcactgggtttctcacttctctgctgcacacagccaatacattttccctgcccctctgccagggcaatgccctggaccagttcttctgtgaagtcccccagatcctcaagctctcctgctcactctcctacctcagggaaattGGGCTTATTGTGGTCAGTGCCAGTTTGGAAtttgtctgctttgttttcatagtggtgtcctatgtggagatctttAAAGCTGTGCTGAGAATCCCCTCcgagcagggaaggcacaaagccttttccatgtgcctccctcacctggctgtggtcTCACTGTTCGTCAGCACTggcatctttgcctacctgaagcccccctccatctcttccCCATCTCTAGAtctggtggtgtcatttctgtactcggtggttcctccagtagtgaaccccctcatctacagcatgaggaaccaggagcttAAGGGTTCTCTGAGGAAACAGTTAGGGATTTTATGCTGCTATAAGCTGCCTCCTGTCTTCTGCAAATGA